In Balaenoptera acutorostrata chromosome 3, mBalAcu1.1, whole genome shotgun sequence, the genomic stretch ttaaaatagagtttattagcttttcttttaatataaacatgaggCAGAAAAACCACGTAAGTTGtagcattcttttcaaaataaaactgcaatcagtacttgaatttccaagctccaaactccataaacaatattttttgaggtggtagattgtagtattttatataccataatttatcatttatgtctCTGTCCCTTAAAAATGATGGAACCTGCAGCACTCAGTAGAATGTGAAGCCTTGctataaagagagaaagtacttctggcccagaaatgctttgtttacaggcaaaattcctaggattacatctgagaaggtaggaggagaaagatttcacatagttgagaacacttttttttttttttttaatatttcaagtttagGTGACATCGTTACCAATCTCCAAAAAGACTGATTACTGGACCTCCCGCCTTTTAAAGCCTGAGGTAAGGGTTCCTAAGGTTTATATGTTTCCTCTTAAATAGAAATTGAAGTGAGACACCTACAGCCAGGTTAACACACAGGATAGAAAAGCTGTTTCGTATCACTTACTCTCCTGTCCCTACTATTAGGGTCCAGTTCCTTTCAATTTATTACATGTGAATTAACACTGTTGTTCATAATTCCTTTaccaaatctagaaaaaagaaacttaggtgATCAAGCAGGTAAGCAGCCCAGCCTTGcaaaggactattttaaaaagaggaggggaggtatCCCCTCAAGTCTTAGTGCAATTTTAAGCTTTGATACTTGTAGAAGTATAAATGCCACAAACTTACAaaacatcatttgaaagtttaatcgaatttcttctaaactcatttagttttgtaaattttaaacgttaagcgtttattgttttattttttattttttacaatttatgtatttatttatttatggctgtgttgggtcttcgtttctgtgcgagggctttctctagttgtggcaagtgggggccactcttcatcgcggtgcgcgggcctctcattatcgcggcctctcttgttgcggagcacaggctccagacgcgcaggctcagtaattgtggctcacgggccttcccaagccagggctcgaacctgtgtccccaacaagagagcctgcgacagtgagaggcccgcgcaccgcgatgaagagtggcccccgcttgccacaactagagaaagccctcacacagaaacgacccaacacgccattaaataaattcattaatttaaaaaaataaaaaattaaaaaataaaagcttaatgtttaaaatgtacaaaagtaaatgagtttagaagaaattcgattaaaGTTTCAAGTGATGTTTTGCCAGTCTAGCATTTATACTTCTGCGACAGTGTTCTGGAGTATCCAAGCACACtatattaaagcttaaaattgtTGTAAGACTTTTGGGACACCTTCTATTTCATCACCGGCTTGTTAATTACTGGACCACCATGTTGGctggaattatgaaaatatcctttaatacaagtatagaacaaagaggaaaatcatcaCAAAATCAGAAGCACCATTATAGTTAACAAGAAATGCAGCATGGACCCAATAGAAGGAAATAACCTACTTTCTCTGTTTATGATCGCAAGCATGCTAATATGCTAATAAGTACTGCCTGCAAAGAATTTGGATGACATGTGTTATTCAGCAGCTTTTTGGTTTAAATTGATTGCCAATAATGACTAGCAGCTTCAATGATATAGTAGGGAGGAAGAACCCTGCAAAACCTAACGATGCTACAACAGTCTGTTCCGAAGTTTGGCTTTATGAGTTGTTAGGAGTCccatgttttttttgtgtgtgttgtttttgtttttttgtttgtttgtttgtttgtttttgtttgttttttctttttttgtttcttttttgtttgtttgtttttgtttttttcttttttttgttttgttttttctttttttgttttttcttttgttttttttgcttttttctttttttgttttttctttgttttttttgtttttttttgtttgttttcgtttttctttgtttttttcttttgttcgtttttttgtttttttctttttgtttttttttgttttttcttttttttgttttttcttttttttgtttttttgtttgttttcgtttttctttgtttttttcttttgttcgtttttttgtttttttcttttgttcgttttttttgtttttttctttttgtttttttttgttttttctttttgttttgtttgtttgtttgtttgttttcgttgtttttttcttttgttcgtttttttgtttttttcttttgttcgttttttttgttttttctttttgttttttttgtttttttgttttttttgttttttttctttttttgtttttttttgtttttttcttttttttgttttttttgttttttttctttttttgtttttttttgtttttttcttttttttgttttttttgtttttttcttttttttgttttttttgtttttttcttttttttgttttttttgtttttttcttttttttgttttttttgtttttttcttttttttgtttttttttggagtcccattttttgatggtaatactgcactgattctaaaggaatatgcagcagtatgggacagtgaggcaagaaaaacatagaagttatatagttaaagtctaaagtctttaaatagttaaaagtctttatatagttaaagtctaaagtctttaaatagttaaaagtctttatatagttaaagtctaaagtctttaaatagttaaaagtctttatatagttaaagtctaaagtctttaaagtctaaaaatttaagctattaattaaaaaacctcaCATAGTTCTCAGCTATCAGATATCTGTGTGTCGATTGGGAGCAGATATCTGTGCATGGATTGGGAGCTTTTAGCTTTGGAGTGGTTTTTGTAACTCTGTTTacaataaaaaggacagaagagcGTGTTACATTGACGAGGTCCCGTTCTTTCCTATGAGCATAATCTTCGCTTGTCCATGAGTCTCTTGAATTCAATGTCTTTCTTTAAGGTGAAAATACTAACTTTGCTggtttctgagcaggagaggTGCTATTTCTCCAGTCCTTGTTTCGAGGGGTTTATGATGTTACAACCCCTCACTTCTCCCTTAAGAGAGGATGGCATTGGAGCGCCGAATACCAATGAAATGATCAGCGCTGAAAGACCTTCTCATAGCAGCTCTACACACGTCTTTGTATTCGTCGTCACACAATCTGGAAATGGCCTAGGAAAGTCAATCAGGTAGAACATAGGtataattagggggaaaaaaaaatgttcggaccttaaaaaaacaaaaaaagcatcattGATAAGCCACACATCTACATTCGTTTAGATAGTTCATAGTTACTGCTACTTTGGATAGCTGATATCTACACTAACTGACAATTCCCTAAGGTAATAACCTTTAAGGGCTATGATTAGATTGCTGGGGCAAGGGGTAACTTGCCCTAATAActtagagttacttaaaaattgggtTCCTAATGATAGGCTCCTAATAGCAATATCATCTGTTACCTACACACGTGATCCTTAAACGTAATGGACATACACTTGGGCAAAATCAGTGTTTACTCAGCTATTCaacttctattcagttttcattagttattacatactctaagaaaattttaatcaggtAGGTATGTGCTGAAGGTAGGAGAGGTCTAATGACAAGCGCTGAAAGGTGCTATTTCACTTGCACATAAATTATGGTAGAAAAACATCTTATTCTAAAGTACCACCAAGGTACCACAGAAAGTAtccattttaaatgtgttcatttcagttgtgaattttgctgtatacccaccaaaaatcataagccataagtattactttgttccatgtacgttaccatttatattaaaaactcatgtaCTTTCTACAGCCAGTATCTGAATCCACATTATACCTTCCAAGTATAGGTCTCTCAGGTTAGCCACGGATGCTTTGTCTAATAAACTCATGGGACTGaactgtgatacacacacacacacacacacacacacacacacacacacacacacgaactgcaagctgagtaaaaaacagttaagagggaattccctggtggcgcagtggttaagaatccgcctgccaatgcaggggacacgggtttgagccctggtccgggaagatcccacatgccgaggagcaactaagcctgtgcgccacaactactgaccctgcgctctagagcccgtgctctgcaacaagggcagccactgcaatgagaagcctgcgcaccgcaatgaagagcagcccccgcccgccgcagctagagaaagctcgagtgcagcagcgaagacccaatgcagccataaataaataaatacatttatttatttattcaaaatatcaagacagtagaaatagtccaaaacatcaattataaaaaaaaaaaaaaaaagacagttaagagtggtaagtagattatgtaggtacatatgattagggatacaattttaagaaattattcatggatggttatatgtaagtgtagaggttcaaatggaaaaccattaagaacagattaaatatgatttaaagtattctgaattatggttacagaagagacaatttttttttttataatgtgggatccctgtataaaccataaaagacacaggaaatatgatgccaacgggtcaataagctcttcaaactgttaacagctttccattttcctaatcacTGCTTAATATAATTTAGCTACAGATGTGGCTTCGGTGGCTGACAGAAAACCCCAGTTAGTGATTTCACAGCCTTACCTCGTAGTTCCGTGCTCTTTGTTTGGTAAGAGGAGTGAATAGAACATTCAGGTTGTTGTCATGTGCTAAGGAGCGAAGGTCAAAGTAGTATTTGGcatacacactgaaaggaacATTAATATTAAAGTGAAGTAGCTCCAGGACGTGCCTTTCCATCtcattcctgggggaggaggagaagacaaaacCAACACAGGACAATTTTAGTCAACTGGGCTATCTTCAAAAATACCATTCTGAGCTACTAGGATGGCTCTAAATACTGTTTTGAAACAAATAATGGCTACCCAGCTGGATTAATACCCTAATGTTCAAACAAGGTACAGCTATTTGTGGTCCTTTCTGCGTCCCAGCACTTTGAGTCTGGGACAAGGGGGAAGAGGTTATGGCCCTCTTAGGCACTCATGCTGCTGACTCAGGGGCTCAGTCTTCAGAGTTCCATTAGTGCAGCTGTACGAGTCATGCTCCACACTCACTCACAAGGCCCCGCTATAGtgatcagatgaaaggaatgatgGATGCCGTTTATTAGCTCTGAAGAGCTTGCAGACACTTGCACCgggctgaggacaggaaggggcTCACTGAGGTGGAGACGAGCCAACACAAGGCGTGGGCACATCACCACGGCAACAAATGGGTCCATCGAGAGCCACTGCTGTTATCTCTGAGGGGGGAAAACTCTTGAGGCAACAAGGATTcatctcaagtaaataaataaataagctacattcgatgggaaagggaatccccccacccccaccccgtgcatGGGGCTGTGTCAAAGGGCATAATGCAAGTTTCTGTTCACCTTAAAACCTTACTAGGGTGAGTTGTCGTCACCATGACAGGACAGGATGCACTTTTTAAGCTTAGGAAGGCAGTAAGATTATGTCTCAGCTAGACTAAACCCACTTTACGACACGACCTCTGATAGAGCAGTTGTTTCCCCCGGTGTTAGGAGAGCAGCCCAGAATGTTCAGACCTACCGCCCCTTGCCAGGACAGACTGCACACGCCCACAGAGGGCGAATTCAATGAAGTGGGAAAGTAGAGTGCTGGGAGCAGGCTTCTGCTATATGACCATATCCAGCCATTTGCTTgccaaatgtttaagtaaataaatataaaattagagtaaatcttaccacttttcacagcaatcactttagagagttgattatataaaaatgataaatacccaaacaaacatgcaagtggcttattttacaatacatttggtttcttggttttaaagtgttaatattttatccattggataaatcaacaaatgctcCATGTTCTCCTGTATGGAGAGCAGAGTATGAGCAGAAATGAGGTTTCTCATTTGTTGAACTTTAAACCTAACTGAACCTActtccaaaattcatttcctGTTCATACGGCCAGAAGTCtatagaaatgtaaatcagataatgttttgataatcagctaatcaggacttaatttactacaggaataaatgcacttcactatcccttttatattttctccactaatacattttaattgtgtggAAATACAGTACTTCATAGGATTAACATGTCTATTAATAGAGCTTTAATCACTGAAGAAAAGCATTATGCCTACAGAATATGCATCTTCTGTGTTTTTTGCTGTTCTTAAATGGCTAGGTGGCTGAAGAGCCTACCACTTACAGGCGCAGCAAACTGTCTGAACAGCAGCTGCTCAGTTTAACTTACTCTtttgaagggaaatatatatttaacaagacacagagatgttagaaagttttaaggaaaagctgATAGACAGCAATTTTTCAATTCAGACTCAAAATGAGACCATTACAAATAGTAGTCAACAGCAGAGGGATGAAACACATGTGTATTAGACACTTTGTTGTAATGCTTTCCAACTCCCAAAGATCATAAACAAAAGCAGCCTATTATAAACATAACTCCTGGTGATTCTCCGTTCTACACAGAAAAGCGTTGTTTAGAATTAGTTTCTTCATAGCTGGCCAGTGCCGCCAATGCTCCTGGGCTCAATGTCTATGAACACCCACACGTTTCCCTGCATGTTCTCGGATGTTGTACCTGGAACCAGAGCCCCAGTCAGCTCAGTTGCAGATTCTGAGAAAATTTCAGCTGCCATCATGGCAGGGATGGTGTTCACGAttacaaattttccttccttcaagggaCCAGTTTAAAGACTGATGATAGTGTTGGTCAACGTCACTTTAGTTTCTGCAACTTCCAAAAGTACTCCTcttcatttcaaattcattatcTGCTGTTACACTGTTTGCTAAGATTGCTACCAGCAATATCACCATGACCACCTGGTTTACATGATCACCAAAGTGGGCATTTTCACCAAAAGCCACTTTGACAGCTACTGACAGTCACTGGTCCCTTCTCTTAGTCACAACTTTCCTCGCTTCAGCTGTAAATATGCACTTTGGTAATTGTGAATTATCCAGAGTAAGgggcaaaggtaacaaaaacaaactcttgcccctgcctgccatcttgatcggcctctgctgtccaatataatcaagaggtgtcctttcccattttcctgaaTGCCACCCACAAAGACAGGTTCACTGTCAAGCGGGCACTTCGAGAGTCTGCTGGAATTACCTCTCTGGCtcatcctgcttcccacccttGGGGCCCTTCACCAGAGCCAGATTGGAAGCCTGGCGTTTCATGCCCATGTGAGCGTGCCATCCGTGAGGAGAACCTGCCTAGTTAACTCAAGGCCCCACAAAGTGCCGCTGTGTTTGCTGAGTGCCCTGGGTGAGGCCCCAGGGATGCTTCCCGGACTACCTGAGAGGTAGGTGTTTCCTAACTCAGCAGACTttaggggaggagacaggaacaCAGGGATCTGAAACCTTTATATGTGGCTACCTGTACATCATAGTTTCTGTAACAACAGAACCTcagatcaaaaggagaaaaagaccagcaaaagcaaatacacaatgTGTGACTCAGGTTGAAATTAGAACCTGTCAGTAGTCTAGAGGCCCTAAGACCTTAACAGTGGCCACTTGCTGCAAAGACCAGGCATGTGCCCCTTAAAAATGGACTGGACCTGGTAGACAGCTTTAAGAAAGCTGTGAAGTTACTTACTGTACCATGTTGTTCTGGTAGTGAGCTTGTAAAATGTTTGgcaaaaaccaccagaaaaataatttcaatttatcaaGCAGAATATTACAACAATAACACATCAAGACCTACCAATTAATGAGGGGAAATACAAATTGTTATACTACAGCTAGATAGAAAGAAGTctgtaattttatgtctatttcagctctctgcacaaggtaacctttcttaaaatgtaacatttcttaaaaatgtaaactttatgagAGCAAATGAGGTATTGGAAAATGGTTAGAAAGTTCACGGTAACCTTACAAACTCACATGTCCTCAACTGTAACGTCCTTGAGGATCTGGCTGTACTCCACATCCCGTACAGCATCATCGTCCCAAAGCCTGGAGGCAAGAAGAATGGCTCCCAAAAcaattcttttccagttagtggggCAAATGTCGATCTCAGCATAAGTTAAAAGCCTTTCTAAGTAAACCTGCAAAAGTAGAGCACTGATCTTTGATTTTAGTTCAGTTTAAGTGCCGTGATAAGAATTGTTAGGAATGAcagatttcatctctttttgacaccccttttattcctaggttctacaaagactttgctcagccaagccaaggccagaggccaggtcacAGTTGTAAGTCAGATATTTCTGTTAGTCTGATATTTCTACTCTGCCCGTGTGAATTTCCAACCCAATTTTGGTCACAGGAATGAAAGGACATCTCAGCAAAGGGCATTCTAAAGACACGCATTGTGTTATTACCTTCCCACTTGTCAAGGGCAGCACATACAGCCCAGTGTCGACTTCAACTGTTCAGTAAATGCTTGAGTGCCTATCACGTGCAATGTTAACTACAAGACTGGTGGTGGTTGCATGGCGATTTTACATAACGCTTGAGTGTGTAAAATTCTGGTCAGACTGAGCACATCTTTACCTTCTCTTCAGAGTCACCAGTCCTTTTGTggcatgaacttgaagataaaaactggtggtcaagagagcctcccagtggctgctgcgtggcacagcaggACAGGCAGTCCAAAGGGGCTTTACAGCTAGCTGGCAAGTATTCCcatattttagtgcctttttaaggaacacacatgcatacaaaggGTAGTCCTTTTCATATCCCCCATTTTTCACATCtccattatcatttcattattcatttctgtcttacaTAATCTGCAGCTTagtcaattcttttggttttaaggtgggaagacctgcctgtgtctgtatCCCTGGGGCTCCTCTAAACCTGCCGGTTTGCGAGAtgatttcatggtttcttttacatgtatcaaatGTCTACCCTACAAAGAACTGGATGGAGTTAACAGCTGAGCAAAGATTAGAGAGGTAAGCTGTGATTTGTTGTTACCTCTGTAGAAGAGTGTATATGccatttgacaaaaagaaaaatgtccagttttaaagAGTCTGTTTACTCTCTGAAGGGTTATCAGATTGACAGCTCAGATTCGCCCATGCCCTCCAAACTCTACTGTGTTTTCAAACACGGGTATTGAGATTATATGTTCTTAGTGAAATTCGGCTCCCATTCCCCAAAGAACTCAGCACTCTCTAGTACCCTAAGAACGACTCTCCCCGCAAGGTTCAACTCTCTACTTTATGGGACTAATCAGAGGCACTGAAACGACACTGGCAATCTCTCAACTTCCTCTCACCTTTGTACTGGCAAACTTGGTACACGTGCCGATATTCATTTATCCCACTTGCCCTCCTGTCTCggaggaagcgagatttctttcttttcactgaagctaACCCTCCTATGAATGAAGTTGATCCCACCTCACTTCTGCAGAGCACTGTGCCCACAGTTAGTCTCTTTTTGaacaacttctccctctctgtcagaggcttcctccagtgggaatgcttccatgtccccagcctgtcccccactGCCCCTAGACGGCGTCCTCAGGGCTGAGGCCAGCTCctcatctcccatcctctccttaaCCCACTTCAGTCAGCCTCCTGCTGCTACCACTCTACAGAGACTACTCTTGCCGTGGTCACCGGTGCCTTCACACAAACAACCCAGAGCTCTTCGTCCCAGAGCTCCACTCCCCAGGCCTTCCCTCATAAATGAAAGAGCACTGCCACACGCCCAGTCGCTGAGACCAAAAACCTGCACTTGAGTGTATCCTGCTCCAATCTGTTAGAACTTCTTGTTATCTCTACCTTCACTGGTACCCTGACCGCTTttctgtctgtcacttctgaCTTGTATCGCTGCCACTGCCTaacttctctgcctcccaacagactacagtctgttctccccaaagcagccagGAGAGCCTCTTAAATTAAGAGTACTTTATGCGCCTGCTCCAGATCTGCCAGAGGTTTCCCATCAAACAAATACCTTCTTCCCGTGGCCTGCAAGTTACGAGGCCCTGTGCGGTACGGCCTTGTCCTTCCGTGACCTCATCACCTatgctctttccctcattccccgCTCGGATCACAATGGCcaccttgcttttccttg encodes the following:
- the LOC103010720 gene encoding cyclin-Y-like protein 1 isoform X5, which codes for MTLAIYYHIKNRDADRSLDIFDERLHPLTREKIPEEYFEHDPEHEFIYRFVHTLFSAALLTADCAVVTLVYLERLLTYAEIDICPTNWKRIVLGAILLASRLWDDDAVRDVEYSQILKDVTVEDMNEMERHVLELLHFNINVPFSVYAKYYFDLRSLAHDNNLNVLFTPLTKQRARNYEAISRLCDDEYKDVCRAAMRRSFSADHFIGIRRSNAILS